A segment of the Elaeis guineensis isolate ETL-2024a chromosome 6, EG11, whole genome shotgun sequence genome:
TAGATTGTCTATTTGACTTGAGGCACATAAGTTGCTGGTACGGCTTGTGAGTTTGAAATTACTTGACATTTCAAGCATTGGCCTCCCCCATCCGATGTTCCAGTATCTCGTCTCATATCAGCAATTATCATATGTTTGGGTTTGTTTTCAATTGCCTGTATATTCTCTATCATGTTTATTTGCTAGATTTGCCAAGGTGGAGTTTTAGATTTACCCATTTTCCCCCCTTGGCCGCATATAGGGCAGCAATGTTGGTGAGGTTGCTAGTTTTCTTTGCTGCTTTCCCCCTTTCCTTTTTGCTCGTATCACCATTGTTTTTGGTGTGCTTGCTTCTTGTTGTTATCTGCCATGTTTGGTAGTTATAGCTTGTAGTAAGTGCATACATTGTTGTATGATAACAATGTGGTACCATGTTGTCTCACCTATTGCAATTTATCCTGGCCGCATGCGCCATCTTGCAGCTGGAGCATGAACCCCTTAATTTGTTAACATATGGTTTTAATTAGCTGCTGATTGTGGGATTTCAATGAAGTTGAATTGCCCAATTTGTTGAACACAATGTTGGTTCTCGTGGTATTAAGCAAAACTATTTTCCATGTTTTTATAGTGACTATCTACTTTGTAATCTAAACAAATTTGTGGTATTTCTGTTCTGGTAGTTCTCTATGCTGCAGTACAACTGAAATGCAAGTAGCATGAAATTAAATGAGCTGGAAGCTAACTCAGCAGACCTGTAATCTCAAGAAGAGCTAAACAGAAATATGTAGGTGATACCTGCCTACATGCAGCGGGAACCACAGTTCTCACCACTTCAATCCTGCTCTGCATGTGTTTGATGTGAGTCGTTAAACTCGCGTGTTATAAGGGGCTTTTAACTCTCTGTGGATGGCTTTTTACCTTGCGCGCACCTAGCAGCCCTGGAAAGATAAAACAGGCTAATGACGGTTTTGCTGAGAGTTGGGTATGCGCATTTGGTCCTGCAACCTTACGTCCTGCTGCTGACCTTAGAGAGgcgatttatttctttttttaattgaaatattACTTATGAATTACCAGATTTTATttgcaaataataatgattcaaaggaagaagatttattttagaatcatACACCTCTAAATGCTGAGTAGCTGATGAGGTAGTTGTCAAATAGTTGCTACAGTAATCATTGTTTTTAGAATATATAAAGATTTTGTTAGACTCTGCAGCAAAATACATTTAATTACTCTAATGGTATTCTTTCTTCAATCatgatatttttgaaatgtaTTTATGGGGTATTGCAGGCTGCGATGGTATCCCTCTCCAATGCATCTAAAACCCCACCAGCAACACTTCAAttctagatttatattttattttcgcTAGCAAGACGAAGTTCATTTGTTTTACGTAGTCAACATCTGCCCCATGGAATCATGTGTTTAATTGGGTAATGGCCTTGCTCGGCAGCTCATGTTAGGTGACTATCAATATCATGCTATCAGACCGTGATAGCGACCGGCTCTACTTTTTTTTAAGATGCTTCTTGGTTTTCTGGCATTTTAGAATGAGAGTTAATTGAGGAGCTTTATGATCTGTTTGGAACTACGATCGTTTTGGCCCTCGGTCTTTAGTGTATTCAAATTAATTtggatattaataaaaatttaaaaatttaattaatattcatattcgttaaaaaaaataaatataaatatgaatagatAATTATCTGAATATTCAAATCTACatataattctatataatttttattaatttttaaaaaatatataattatataaatatgttattaatttgatttattatctatttagtaatatttttggtTCTATAATCATAAcgtttaataatttaaataatatctatCATTATATTCATACTATTGgtatttatatttatcaataaaataaatatgaatataaatattttttaaaaaaataaatatgaatataaatatattgaTATCCGATCTGATTTTAATTCTATTAATATATTATTGAGATTAATAAATtatgtataaataattttaaaatatttatctgtATCATTTCTTGTAGATGTCACTGCATGTTAGCCTTCATTAAGCTATTGTTGTCCCACCGCTATTACATTATAGAGATGCCACTTGATGAGTTTGATCCTAAACTTAGTCCTTGGATCAAGAATAGTGACGCCAATTAGGATCTGGGTCTCATTGATTATCGTTGGGTTACTTCAACCTTTTAAAATTTACTATCGTGGTAtcatatttgattttgataaattaattataaaattttaccaaaaaaattatgaaattttggaTTCGGCAAATAGCTGATctatgcttcttttttttttttttttttcccgtgtTTTTCTTTTCCTCCGCCCAAAGGAACATAAACTTTTGACAGCCGGCATTTAGCGAAAATCCTGAACATTATGACCGGagaatttttcatgaaaagatagaaaatattaattttaattatattaaatgtttattataatcataattcaCTATTAACCATATCTTTGTCTAACATTTACGCTAAATCCATGGGAATTCCACGCCGGTAAACTTCACACCTTTTTCTAGCCGTCAAAAATTTGCGTCTGTACCCCATGGGCCACCATGCTTGACTTCCATGTGCACCACACGAGCGAGGTATTCGTGGATGGAGATATTATGGCATCAGCATTGCACAATAAGAATTTATGTAAGCAAAAGTCATCTTCTATGTGCTGCACATACCTCCATAAATCGAGTTCCAGTTGAATCCTCCACAAAAGTAGCTTCGGGGTAGGTAGGCACGATGTTGGAGAACCGAACGGTGGTCGGATGGAGGAGATCTACAGGTCATCCGTTCCCAATATCTAACCAGCACCTACCAAAGCCCACCAACCTCGCTCCCTTCTCTCTTCTAACACCCAACCCACCTTCCCTTCCTTCTTCCATATCTCCTCTCAGTCTCTTCACAACACGAGCAGGCAGGCAACTTTACTAGCTGGGTTTCTTCCACATCGCTCCTGATTCTTCTCTCATCTGTTTGGTGCTCAAATGGCTCAGGAGCCTGTGAACCCAGGAGAGGTACTCGATTCTGTTTCATTTCTGAGTCTATATGATGATTCTTTGGGCATATAGGATAATAGATTCCACCTTACTAGAATTAGAACGTATTCGAGTTCGTGAGTCATGGATCTCATAGAGGCAGCTGAATGGTTTAGGCTGTTGTCCGACAGGTTGTTCTTGGAGAAGAGATAAAGCATGCGAGGTTGATCACCTTAAACCGGCCTCGCCAATTAAATGTCATCTCGTCGAAAGTGGTaggcctatatatatatatatacaccacTTGTATTCCAGTCCCGGAGACGATTGCGTTTATATTTACTCTGGATTGAGAAATGCAAATGATTGCAGGTTTATCTACTGTCTCAGTTCCTAGAAAAATGGGAAAAGGATGATGATGCAAAGTTAGTTATATTCAAGGTTGCTATCGTTCCgaagatttttcttctctttcaatTGATCTTTTGCTTGATTGCATTGATTTGGTTTTGTTTGATCTGGGTCTGATATTGTTTTGTAAATGAATCTTCTTTAGGGTGCCGGGCGAGCTTTTTGTGCCGGTGGGGATCTAAGAATGTTCTATGAGGGGAGATCAGGTTCAGAtacaacaaaataaaaagaacacTCCTCAGAATTTTAGTCTTTTTGGAACTTTTGCTTTTTTTGGACACAATTTATGCTTTGACCGTTTTCAATGTTTATCTGGTTCCGTGTTTCATGGTTTTGTAGTGGAGGAATTACTGATGAGTGGTGTTTTTCTTTTGGCAGATGATTCCTGTCTTGAAGTTGTGTACAGAATGTACTGGCTTTGTtatcacatacatacatataagaaAACCATGGTAGATTCTTAACTCTGTCACTGTTTCTAATTTTGAATCGCTTTTGCTAATTTGTTCTTTCATTTGTTCCCAGGTAGCCCTTGTTCATGGAATTGTCATGGGTGGAGGCGGAGCTATGGTCGTCCCTCTGAAATTTTCTGTTGTCACAGAGAAAACCGTGCGTATCTTGACTTACCCACATTGCATATTGCTTCGTGTAAAACATATAGACATTCTTGAATTTGTAACCTGAATTTAGTGTATCCTTATTCTGGCACTTCCCTTTGTCTTTAAAGGCAAAGTATGTTATAGATAAGTTTCAGAGCGTTATAAACTTCACTGTTAAAATCTTCTGATACATAGGTCTTTGCTGTGCCCGAAGCAAGTATTGGACTTCATACTGACTGCAGCTTCTCTTACATTCTTTCACGGCTTCCTGGATATTTGGGTAAGATTGCAACTAATTGAATATAAGTGACACAAAAGTTCTTGTCCCCCTCCTATGTCAGTTTTGATGGGAGTGGGGACTGTGATTTTGAGAGTATCTACCACTTTGCAAGAAGTTTTGTATTGTGATTTCAACCCTAAAGTGGTATTGAAGCAAAAATACTAGCAACAAAAGATACAAATGTATTTAGTGATAATTATTACTGTTTTCCTCTGGGTGCACCAATAGTGATGAACaccaatatataaatattaaatctatgaATTTATATATCTATTGTAACACAATCGGTTCCATGTACTTTCTTCTTGGGTAAATTTACAGGGGAATACTTGGCTTTGACTGGTGCAAGGCTAAATGGAAAGGAAATGGTTGCCACTGGTCTTGCAACCCATTTTGTCCCATCTGAGGTAAGAACAACTTTTGATGATCATTTGCTTCTTTGCGGAACTCATTTAGAGAAAGCCAAATGGTTCAATTGGCTCATACAAGGTCATAATCTGAATATGCTTGTGTGAATATATATGCCAAATCCATGCCCTTGTCATGTCTGTTTGTACCTGCAATTAGTGTCATTTGTACTCTTTGTTCAGAATTATTGTGTTCACATCAGTCATAATTTTTCAGTCATGAACAATAATTCTAGCTCTTTTATAACATGACATTTGCATGTGCTTGGCAGAAACTGCAAGAGCTCGAGAAACGTTTACTAAGCTTAGATTCCGGTGACGAGAATAAAGTCAGATCAGTAATTGAAGAATTCTCTGCAGCTGTCCAACCTGATGAAGAAAGTGTTTTGAACAAGTAACAAGGCCTACTTATTTGCAAAATAGAAtttatatgattcttgaaaaaatgaaCTAACATATATATGCTAATGTTCAACATTGTAGGCTTTCAACAATCAATAAGTGCTTCTGTGGGGACTCTGTGGAGGAAATCATTAAATCATTTGTAAGTTTTTATAGATGCTCATCCATTATCAGCTTTTTTAACCCATTTTCACATTACTTATCTTGGCAGTACATCTTGGACAAGGCTCAGATCCTCCATAGTGTTCTTGTCTCTTGATTCTTCTGTTATAAACTACAGCAAGGTCCACCAAACTGGTACCAGAGGGTGCACCGGCCTTGACTCTTCTGTTATGATTGATCTGCAGCAAGTTTTTGTAATTAATCTGCTTGGAAGTTGTTCTCTAGTTCTTAAGAATTAAATTATTCTGCACCCTCCAATTAAGCCAAAAATTTCTAGATGCATCACCCTCTAGATCTAACCCCCTATCTCACTCGAATTTATGATATTTCTGACAAAAATAGGTAGTGAAGTGTATGATTAGATAAATCAAGGAAAACAATTAGAATAAAAGAAAGTCACTCCAAAATTTAGTTGCTTCTTCAATTTGTAGAAGTAAATGATCTGCCATCCCTTGCTATGCACATAATGACATGTGAGTTGGGACTTGTCTTTGGCTAAACATCACAAGCACCTTGTTACTGCACATAATGGCATAGGAGTTAGGACTCATCTGTGGTTGAACATCACAAGTACCTCGTTACTCATGGCTGTCCAACATAGGAGTCTAGGTTCCGATATGTGTAACTGTAACAAAATTATATTGTATGAAGGTTTTCCCGTACAATAGTTGGAGCCCCAGTTCCATTCACTCCCACCTATTTATTCTCTTCATAGCTAGGTAGTATTCCACACCAAAATTGTCATTTTTGCCTCACAATTGGTAAAAACTATGGCCTTTGCATACAAAACACCCAATCCTTCCTGAAAAGCTCTCTTAAGGTGACGTGGTGTCCCTAATAATGGCATTCTCCAGACATCATTAATTTTCTTTCTTAAATTAACTTTTACTTAAAAGCAGTGTGAGCTAATAGAATTCCATGAGCGGTCTTGCTTACAAAGTTATGAAAGGTATAGGCATTGTTGCTGCAAGGCTCCGAAGGCGAGGTTAGTGACCACCCGAGCTGGAGAGTTGAGGTTGAGCCGATCTAAACCGTTAGCAAAAACTGCAAAAGAAGTTCCAAAATCGTGGGGTGTCCTCTGGTCTAAgaccttccgatgcttaagtcagtcgggATCTTGAGAACAGATAGTGGAAATGGAAAAGTAGAAAGCAAGAAATGAGAGTTTGAATGGAGAAAAGTAGAGAGAACTCTGATTTTCTTTagtgaagaatttagcagagttttatctCTATAAGTTCAGATTTACCTCCCAGAGAGCATcctgcctccttttatatggagAGAGCTCGCTTAGGCTTTAAGAAAAGTTTATTAGACCGTTAGAGATCTGTTAGGCGGTTAAGTTGTTATAACAGAATGACGAGCTGTGCAAAGATCGTAGGGCAGCGGCTGGAATACAATTGGAAGATAGTTATTGCTGAGCTGGATGAAAGCTGTCGGATAATAATCTGTACTTCTGGTGGTACGTCGGTAACAGACCGATATGGAATAGCTGATATCGATAATTATCTAATCTAGGTGTCTTGCCTTTAGTATTAATAACCATGTCGGATGATAGCCAAAGTTAGATATCGCAGGTCGGACATAAACTGAGATGAGCATCTCGCTTATTAGTAGTTCTGGATTAAACCGACTTAATAGATAGCACTGAATATGCAGGTCGGTCGTAGGCCGATGTAATCTGAGAATACCATTAACTCAAATAATATCTGCTGCCACGTGTTCAGATGATAATGAGGTCAGATAATATGCACCAATAAGCGTATAGGAGTTTCCTGACTACATCTAAGAATTTACAGCATGGTTAAACTGCAGATCATAAGGACTAAAGTCAATGTTAGCAACATAGTTTCTTAAAAGCAATCTCCCTTGAACTGCATGTAATGGCaacaatttttaattaaataatactCATTTCATGTTTTGTATCTCAAATTCTAAGTTTCTTACCTAGGTGATGAAGCAGACTGCCCTTGGCATTTCCTTATACCAAACAAGGATTTAATATATCTTTTCCACTGGCTTCAGCATACATTTGAGGAATTTTATTTACATCCTCAACAGTTGAAGACCTTTAGTAGTTGCAAACATGACCAGCTTTATATTCATATTACTCTGTTCTCTGCCACCTTAAATTGGTCTTCTGGCAAGCCTGGCTCTTCCTTCTTTAGTTATCACCTTTTATGGTTATTTCCAGATGATCTTTTTTATGTGAAGACCAATATAAACTACTGAAATGAAACCTGCTAAAGCATAGCAGCCACTTAAGTCTTTGGATTGGCTTTATGGATCAACATATGATCCATCAAAACAAACATGTTGCATGATAAGCAGTCAATATGATGTGCCAAGTTCCTTGCCAATGCAACTTCAGGCAAGAGGGGAACATGTCCTGAAACCTAGGTCAGTTTATAAGCATGAACAACAACCTTATTTCACAGTTTGAGCTCAGGTGACTTAGGAGCCTAAATGAGTGAGGAAGGAAAAGCTTGATATAGGAACCAATGTTCTTCTTTAAGGCACAGTTGTAAGCCAAAATGCCAACAGGAACATATTGTTATGGAAATTATAGAAGAATGATATCATTACTGATCCATATGGACTAAATTGCATCACAGAGATCATTAACATGACGTGTGAAATTATGACTCATGTTATATGATCCTTATGAAtcatattttgttttttttttttttttttgcaggaaTCGGAAGCAGGCATAGAAGGAAATGCATGGATAGCTGCAGTGCTCAAAGGGCTAAAAAGATCATCTCCCACAGGGTTGAAGATAACATTAAGATCGGTAACAAGTTTCGATACCTTCTTTGTTGCTACTTATAAATGCGTAGCTATTGATGTTGAAAGGATGTTTAGTATACAGTTTGAGTAAGAGAAAGCAACTCTACATATACTAAATCATGTACGCATGGCAGGTACTTGGTATGTGCGTAATGTTTATGTAAAGATGCAACTAAATCTTGGAAGTTGTTGTATGTAATATGTTAATGGTCGGTTCTTCTCATGAGCTTCTTTGTTATAAATGAATATACAAAAAGTATATCACAGAAGATCATCTATTCTATTTTGGTGTAATTGGGTTTTTCATTCCATAGATATTTTTAGGGAGAaaaagcatgtcattccattatcTTTTTACTCCTTTTCTTTTCTGTGCAGATTCGAGAAGGAAGGAAGCAAACACTGGCTGAGTGCCTGAAGAAAGAGTTCAGACTTACCATGAATTTGCTAAGATCAGTGATCTCTGGTGATGTATATGAGGTATTGGGAGAGCTGTAGTTTTCCTGCAACTCCTTCAGCTTATACTGTGGCACTTCGGTTCCTTTTTCTATCTGCAGAATATTTTACACATCTTCACTAAAATTTAACTTTTTTTCCTTTCCAAGGGCATCCGAGCTCTTAGCATTGATAAAGACAATGCCCCCAAggtaccctctctctctctctctctctctttttgtgtgtgtgtgtgtggtctgTCAGCACTTGCACATCTCTGTTTCTGTGTGTGCACACATGCATGAATGTGCTAATACGCATGCTACACCAcccaatttttcttctttttttgcacTTTATGCAGTGGAACCCATCAACCCTTGAAGAAGTGACCAGTGATAACGTTGACCTCGTTTTTCAACCATTTAGTGCTGAATTGGAACTCAAGATTCCAGCCGAGGAATCATGCAGGTCATACTCTTTGAGACAACCTCTACTTCACACATACTTCAAGTTCCTTCCTTTTTCTGATTTATCAATTTACAGATGGGATGGCAAGTATGAAAACTCGGTGTATCCAAACCTGCAAGGAAAGAATTGAACCTGAAAGGCAACCAGAATAACCAGTTTCCTATTGTCGGCTTTGTTTTCTTTGATTACCACGAGTGACGGACCCAACAAAATACAAGTGTTGCAGCATATGAGCTGGTTCTTGAGTTTTATTTATCTCCAACTAGTGTTGTATTATTACATATAATATTTAATCAAGGTGATATGCCGGCCTCCAGAAAAGGCCGGCCAGTGACCATGCTTATGCAATTACACAGTAATGCCATGTTATAATGGAAGACGATGTGTTCTTGTTGCATTGTTGGAAGTTTGGCATTGTTAAATTATTCGCCTAGGCTGAGTTTTCAGATTAGAAAAACTGCAGACGTCCTCAAGTTCAGAGTTCATAAAGCAAGGACAAAATATAGAATGTTGCGTCTGAATTGGTTAACAAGTTCCAGAATGACGGAGTAACATAACAAATTACTGATCTGTGAGTGTTGCTCAAATAACTTCTGATAATTCTTGAGAAATATGAATGTTTCTTCTTAAGAAGTTTAGAATCTTAAAGAGAATTCTTGACAGATGATAGTTTGGGAAGATCATGACATATTTTCTATTGATGTACTTCTTAAATTTTGCACGTACGATAATGATAAGAGGTTAAAAGTCAGTAGCTGAAATGAACGCAAAAACCTGATCTCAatcaaggaaagaaggaagagcaTTCTGATCATGTTTAATGTTTGCCAAGTCAATGAAAGCTATATTTGCAAACTAATGACAGATAACGTATCTTTGACCTTGCTTTGCATTTGCAGTTTTCTTCGAGTTTTATGACTGCGGATATTTACATGTTATGTCTGTAAAGATTCAACAAACAGGACCAACTTCCAAGTTGCACATAGAAAAACCTATGCAATCGCTGTTCACCGTGAACGCTATCCACCAAACACATCCCATCAGACCATGTATGACATCTTGCAAGCGGATGGAATGGCTTTATAGTTAATATTTGGTAACATAGATAGCAGACTAAAAGGTGACATTGAAATTTGTTCAAGTGTATACATGATACAACTGATTGGCAATGGAAATGATGCACCAGTATCACCCTCACGCTTCATTTGATTCATCCAGCTCGAGCACTCAAGTTGGCAAAACCTCCAGAAATTCTCATAATTTGTGCTCAAGCCCAATGAACACAAGGTGATTGTGATCAGCTTGTATCCACTTCTGATCAGTGATTGTTATACCCCACACTTTATGGTCATACCATCATCTCTGCAGAGGTATCTGGCATCAATTCTTGATACCTTTCTTTGTCTACTTCCAGAGCAAATCTCATTGCCAATCAGCACTTCTAGACTCCCAACCTGGGACTTCATGTGCTGTTTTTTGGTAGAATAAGACACCTTCTTTTGAACTATGATGGCATTAATACAATGGCAATAACAAATTGCACTTCGTGCATGGTTAaagttcttttcttttccttattttttttggtaatggCATGGTTAAAATTCTTCCAGGCAAGTAGGAGTTTCAGTCCTAACCAAATGAAACGAGGGGGAAGAAAATTCGAGTAGCAGTCTTTAATTCAAGAAAAGAGGCCAAGTTAGTTCCTCTGGATGACCGGGTGATGCTGACGAGACAAATGGTAGATTACGTGTAACTGGGAGACCAAGCGGTGCAGTAAAAATGTGACATGAACACTGTCAGCGACCAACTTTTCGCAGCTGCTGGAGCCTGCAGGatggat
Coding sequences within it:
- the LOC105047243 gene encoding 3-hydroxyisobutyryl-CoA hydrolase-like protein 5, which encodes MAQEPVNPGEVVLGEEIKHARLITLNRPRQLNVISSKVVYLLSQFLEKWEKDDDAKLVIFKGAGRAFCAGGDLRMFYEGRSDDSCLEVVYRMYWLCYHIHTYKKTMVALVHGIVMGGGGAMVVPLKFSVVTEKTVFAVPEASIGLHTDCSFSYILSRLPGYLGEYLALTGARLNGKEMVATGLATHFVPSEKLQELEKRLLSLDSGDENKVRSVIEEFSAAVQPDEESVLNKLSTINKCFCGDSVEEIIKSFESEAGIEGNAWIAAVLKGLKRSSPTGLKITLRSIREGRKQTLAECLKKEFRLTMNLLRSVISGDVYEGIRALSIDKDNAPKWNPSTLEEVTSDNVDLVFQPFSAELELKIPAEESCRWDGKYENSVYPNLQGKN